The following proteins are co-located in the Micromonospora coriariae genome:
- a CDS encoding zinc finger domain-containing protein gives MSQHRPPDVRFSSRTGTCDGAYSGKVTWVNDPGDLARSALQRIHKAAVRHRDLELHHAADDIVRAALARGLDPGPVESYRPCPVCGAEPGQLCINVPGHPVAQTDVHPERTQMAAP, from the coding sequence GTGAGCCAGCACCGGCCCCCTGACGTGCGTTTCAGTAGCCGAACGGGTACGTGCGACGGCGCGTACAGCGGGAAGGTCACCTGGGTGAATGACCCCGGAGATCTGGCGCGAAGCGCGCTCCAACGAATCCACAAGGCTGCCGTGCGACATCGGGATCTTGAGCTGCACCACGCGGCCGACGACATCGTCCGAGCCGCCCTGGCGAGAGGCCTCGATCCGGGGCCTGTCGAGTCGTACCGCCCCTGCCCCGTGTGCGGTGCCGAACCGGGACAGTTGTGCATTAACGTGCCAGGTCACCCGGTGGCCCAGACCGACGTGCACCCGGAGCGCACGCAGATGGCGGCACCGTAG
- a CDS encoding winged helix-turn-helix domain-containing protein, which translates to MDPRFDEFLHVPARLSILALLAPAAWVDFGFLRDTIGTSDSALSKHISALAEAGYVTVRKDQQRRARRTFVQLTPHGRHAFQRHAAALEQIVAAARAPTAPDSPAGEPAPAP; encoded by the coding sequence ATGGACCCCCGCTTCGACGAGTTTCTGCACGTCCCGGCACGGCTGTCGATCCTCGCCCTGCTGGCACCGGCCGCCTGGGTCGATTTCGGCTTCCTGCGGGACACGATCGGGACCAGCGATTCGGCGCTGTCCAAGCACATCTCCGCGCTGGCCGAGGCCGGATATGTCACCGTTCGCAAAGATCAGCAACGCCGGGCACGGCGGACCTTCGTCCAGCTCACTCCGCACGGACGGCACGCGTTCCAGCGCCACGCGGCCGCGCTGGAGCAGATCGTCGCCGCCGCCCGCGCGCCAACGGCGCCGGACAGCCCGGCTGGTGAGCCAGCACCGGCCCCCTGA
- a CDS encoding macrolide family glycosyltransferase, which translates to MSAIAFLNIGMHGHINPTLPIVTELVRRGHSVSYHTPPAYAEEIATTGARVFPYSGDDIPLSGPPTPVTVMEQLARTAVRVLPAVLTDLRGARPDLVVHDSLCPWGPVAARELDVPAASSFTTFAFNRHVPSPTRGSWELLAAAAVKPRPTGRYLRSRWELRRRYDTGAVPLIDLANIRQPLNLVYTSRAFHPGADSFDQSYRFVGPSIGARTADSSFPFDRLRDPVLYASLGTVFGADPQLLRTFANALAPLGGTVIVSTGPTDPATLGQLPANVIAHRSVPQLEVLSRAALFITHGGVNSVNEALYAGVPMLVVPQGADQSLVASRIVALDAGLAIRTEDVTAEVLHARAQRLLDEPRFRAAANTLQAAQREAGGYPRAADELERYMQQSDSFTQPVSADLPPQG; encoded by the coding sequence ATGAGCGCAATCGCGTTCCTCAACATCGGCATGCACGGGCACATCAACCCGACGCTGCCGATCGTGACCGAACTTGTTCGTCGTGGCCACTCCGTCAGCTACCACACGCCGCCCGCCTACGCGGAGGAGATCGCGACCACCGGCGCGCGAGTGTTTCCCTACTCCGGGGATGACATACCGCTCTCCGGCCCGCCGACGCCCGTCACGGTGATGGAGCAGCTTGCGCGCACCGCAGTACGCGTGCTGCCCGCCGTCCTCACCGACCTGCGTGGTGCCCGACCGGATCTGGTCGTGCACGACTCCCTCTGCCCGTGGGGGCCGGTGGCCGCCCGGGAACTCGACGTGCCGGCAGCCTCGTCGTTCACCACGTTCGCGTTCAACAGGCACGTGCCCAGCCCCACCCGCGGCTCCTGGGAGCTGCTCGCCGCGGCGGCGGTCAAGCCCCGCCCCACCGGAAGGTACCTGCGGTCGCGCTGGGAGCTGCGCCGCCGGTACGACACCGGCGCGGTGCCCCTGATCGACCTGGCGAACATCCGCCAGCCGCTCAACCTGGTCTACACCTCGCGGGCGTTCCACCCCGGTGCCGACAGCTTCGACCAGTCCTACCGGTTCGTCGGACCGAGCATCGGCGCCCGCACAGCCGACTCGTCGTTCCCGTTCGACCGGCTGCGGGACCCGGTGCTCTACGCCTCGCTGGGCACGGTGTTCGGCGCCGACCCGCAGCTGCTGCGCACCTTTGCCAACGCGCTCGCCCCGCTGGGCGGCACCGTGATCGTCTCCACCGGACCCACCGATCCCGCCACGCTCGGTCAGCTGCCGGCCAACGTGATCGCCCACCGCTCGGTACCGCAGCTGGAGGTCCTGTCCCGGGCCGCACTGTTCATCACCCACGGCGGGGTGAACAGCGTCAACGAGGCCCTGTACGCGGGCGTCCCGATGCTGGTGGTCCCGCAGGGCGCCGACCAGTCGTTGGTGGCGTCCCGCATCGTCGCGCTCGATGCCGGCCTCGCGATCCGCACCGAGGACGTCACGGCGGAGGTCCTGCACGCCCGCGCCCAACGCCTGCTCGACGAGCCCCGATTCCGGGCCGCCGCGAACACCCTGCAGGCCGCCCAGCGAGAGGCAGGCGGCTACCCGCGTGCCGCCGACGAACTCGAGCGTTATATGCAGCAGAGCGACTCGTTCACTCAGCCGGTCTCAGCCGACCTGCCACCGCAGGGCTGA
- a CDS encoding LysR family transcriptional regulator: MSSFPSVEDLRLVEAVARHGSLGAAGRELLISQPAASNRLAALERRVGERLFDRDTTGARPTPAGRALCAEATHVLDHLGRVFDRTRAAARARTFNIGTFSSLAPLLFPALDVLMGDSTVNQVTDHGDRLVEWVGEGSLDAAFVAVANQMRLPTTVSAVPVASDRLAVLTPPAASLRQGRRPFADLDVAIYTYDMSADTLHQRLSGLGARPRTAATAETAVRMARLLGCPAVLPRGLGLAYAQEGDRLSAAPVPGHLTLFMVSRRPTPDAFAAVVNRLPGRLGLQRPAAGRTE; the protein is encoded by the coding sequence ATGAGCTCATTCCCCTCCGTCGAGGATCTGCGGCTGGTCGAGGCCGTGGCGCGGCACGGCTCCCTCGGAGCCGCCGGACGGGAGCTGCTCATCAGCCAGCCGGCCGCGAGCAACCGTCTGGCGGCGCTCGAGCGGCGGGTCGGTGAACGGCTCTTCGACCGGGACACGACCGGGGCGCGGCCGACGCCGGCCGGTCGTGCGCTGTGCGCCGAGGCGACCCACGTGCTTGATCATCTGGGACGCGTCTTCGACCGGACGCGCGCCGCCGCACGGGCGCGAACGTTCAACATCGGCACCTTCAGCAGCCTCGCGCCGTTGCTCTTTCCGGCGCTCGACGTGCTGATGGGCGACTCGACCGTCAACCAGGTGACGGACCATGGCGACAGGCTCGTGGAGTGGGTCGGCGAAGGGTCGCTGGACGCCGCGTTCGTCGCCGTCGCCAACCAGATGCGTCTGCCCACGACCGTGAGCGCCGTACCGGTTGCGAGTGACCGACTGGCCGTCCTGACACCACCGGCGGCATCCCTGCGACAGGGCCGGCGGCCGTTCGCCGATCTCGACGTCGCCATCTACACCTACGACATGTCCGCGGACACGCTGCACCAACGACTCTCCGGCCTCGGCGCCCGGCCCCGCACGGCGGCCACCGCGGAGACGGCCGTACGAATGGCACGACTACTGGGATGCCCGGCGGTCCTGCCCCGCGGGCTCGGGCTCGCCTACGCCCAGGAGGGGGACCGGCTGTCCGCCGCGCCCGTACCCGGCCACCTCACGCTCTTCATGGTGAGCCGGCGCCCCACTCCGGACGCTTTCGCGGCGGTGGTGAACCGGCTCCCTGGTCGCCTCGGGCTGCAGCGCCCGGCGGCGGGACGAACCGAATGA
- a CDS encoding MFS transporter, whose translation MNARREIAAMLTTTFVSWMGQRTTAVALPLVALAETGSAWSTGLVGGAVGLPMLASPWWARRLRQRLTTGRALAWVLAVQVVGLLVVPTGAAVGTVSAVHLAAAGLVTGCATALSGPGQRAVLSDIGDSLGSTVAAKLLTWQDLLHRSTMILAPPVAGWAVAVGGPLPLLWAEAAGVGAGALLLLTVRTTAAVAPPARSAGAPALRHVLARHGDIRRAVTMSGVGGLVWFAFTLGLAILGAETGRPGVLIAAGMTGYGLGSLTGALLAPVLVPRMPALATMAIGWAVLGVTFTALPAVASSVVLLACVAAVGGFCMPLGIGALNRIISTRTDGADRRAAFAAESLVHDGAVSIGLLAGGAVIGVVGAGPTLVAAGVAQVAVALVAGPWPRSSRLGRRHRRGAGRRVRYRRVRLATADDGEAAWPGDIVRGGAGGTSRTR comes from the coding sequence GTGAATGCCAGACGCGAGATCGCCGCCATGCTGACAACCACCTTCGTGAGCTGGATGGGTCAACGTACGACGGCCGTCGCGCTTCCGCTCGTCGCGCTCGCCGAGACCGGATCCGCCTGGTCCACCGGGCTGGTCGGTGGGGCGGTGGGCCTGCCCATGCTCGCCTCGCCCTGGTGGGCCAGGCGCCTGCGTCAGCGACTGACCACGGGCAGAGCCCTCGCCTGGGTGCTCGCGGTCCAGGTGGTCGGTTTGCTCGTCGTTCCGACCGGTGCGGCCGTCGGAACGGTCAGTGCGGTTCACCTCGCCGCCGCCGGGCTGGTCACCGGATGTGCCACCGCTCTGAGTGGCCCGGGGCAACGAGCGGTGCTCTCGGACATCGGCGACAGCCTCGGGTCCACCGTCGCGGCGAAGCTGTTGACCTGGCAGGATCTCCTGCACCGCAGCACGATGATCCTGGCGCCACCGGTGGCCGGGTGGGCGGTGGCCGTCGGCGGGCCGCTGCCCCTGCTCTGGGCGGAGGCCGCCGGCGTCGGTGCGGGGGCGCTCCTGCTGCTCACCGTTCGCACCACCGCGGCGGTCGCCCCGCCAGCCCGTTCGGCCGGTGCTCCGGCCCTGCGGCACGTGCTGGCGCGGCACGGGGACATCCGTCGTGCCGTGACGATGTCGGGAGTCGGCGGGCTCGTATGGTTCGCGTTCACCCTCGGTCTCGCGATCCTCGGCGCCGAGACCGGGCGGCCCGGGGTACTCATCGCGGCCGGCATGACCGGATACGGCCTGGGCTCGCTCACCGGTGCGCTGCTGGCGCCGGTGCTCGTTCCGCGAATGCCGGCGCTCGCGACGATGGCGATCGGATGGGCCGTCCTCGGCGTGACGTTCACGGCCCTGCCCGCCGTGGCGTCGTCTGTCGTCCTGCTGGCGTGCGTGGCCGCCGTCGGTGGCTTCTGCATGCCGCTCGGCATCGGCGCCCTCAACCGGATCATCAGCACGCGTACCGATGGCGCCGACCGGCGAGCGGCCTTCGCGGCGGAGAGCCTCGTACACGACGGCGCGGTGTCCATCGGTCTGCTCGCCGGGGGCGCGGTCATCGGCGTCGTCGGCGCGGGCCCGACTCTCGTCGCCGCCGGAGTCGCCCAGGTCGCCGTCGCGCTCGTCGCCGGCCCGTGGCCGAGAAGCTCACGGCTCGGACGACGGCATCGACGTGGTGCCGGCCGTCGAGTACGTTACCGGCGAGTCCGTCTGGCGACGGCGGACGACGGGGAGGCCGCATGGCCGGGAGACATCGTTCGTGGTGGGGCTGGGGGCACGTCGAGGACGCGGTGA
- a CDS encoding FAD-binding oxidoreductase: MAGRHRSWWGWGHVEDAVTGAEATALTDRVRALLPDADLTEHGAPPVADLGLRAPRIDPPASLARLCSTDLADRAAHTHGKAFRDVVRNLRGEVHDPPDLVVRPVTEQDVVDVLDWCAGRDIAVIPYGGGSSVVGGVEPRLDDAYPAAVSLDLGRLDRVLEVDPTSRAARIQAGVFGPALEDQLRRYDLTLRHFPQSFEFSTLGGWLATRAGGHYATVLTHIDDLVESMRVVTPAGVSQSRRLPGSGAGPSPDRLFLGSEGVLGVITEAWMRLQDRPRWRSGASVHFTDHDGAVAATRAIAQSGLYPSNCRLLDPAEALLNAGVATTGGVLVLGFESADHPVTPSLDRAVELCRDHGGALAEPSRGDGSSGPRRRTAADAWRSAFLRMPYQRDALAARSMIVETFETACTWDRFPALRAAVLDAAGEALRAVAATGVVTCRFTHVYPDGPAPYFGVYATGRWDATIAQWDQIKRAVSDALLAAGGTITHHHAVGRDHRPWYDRQRPDPIALALRATKKALDPSWILNPGVLVDPAG; the protein is encoded by the coding sequence ATGGCCGGGAGACATCGTTCGTGGTGGGGCTGGGGGCACGTCGAGGACGCGGTGACCGGCGCGGAGGCCACGGCGTTGACGGATCGGGTGCGCGCCCTGCTGCCCGACGCCGACCTGACCGAGCACGGTGCCCCGCCGGTGGCCGATCTCGGCCTGCGCGCGCCACGGATTGATCCGCCGGCGTCACTGGCTCGACTGTGCTCGACGGACCTGGCCGACCGGGCGGCGCACACCCACGGCAAGGCGTTCCGGGACGTCGTCCGCAACCTGCGCGGGGAGGTCCACGACCCGCCGGACCTGGTGGTCCGGCCGGTGACCGAGCAGGACGTCGTCGACGTGCTCGACTGGTGCGCCGGCCGGGACATCGCGGTGATCCCGTACGGCGGCGGGTCGTCAGTGGTCGGCGGTGTGGAGCCGCGGCTCGACGACGCGTATCCCGCGGCGGTCAGTCTCGACCTCGGGCGCCTCGACCGGGTGCTGGAGGTGGATCCGACCAGCCGGGCGGCGCGCATCCAGGCCGGCGTGTTCGGCCCGGCGTTGGAGGACCAGCTCCGGCGGTACGACCTCACCCTGCGGCACTTCCCGCAGTCGTTCGAGTTCTCCACCCTGGGCGGCTGGTTGGCCACCCGGGCCGGTGGTCACTACGCCACCGTCCTCACCCACATCGACGACCTGGTGGAGTCGATGCGGGTGGTCACCCCGGCGGGCGTCAGCCAGTCGCGCCGGCTGCCCGGCTCCGGCGCCGGGCCGTCCCCGGATCGGCTGTTCCTCGGCTCGGAGGGCGTGCTCGGCGTCATCACCGAGGCGTGGATGCGGCTGCAGGACCGGCCCCGCTGGCGGTCTGGCGCCTCGGTGCACTTCACCGACCACGACGGGGCGGTCGCCGCCACCCGGGCCATCGCCCAGTCCGGTCTGTACCCGAGCAACTGCCGCCTGCTCGACCCGGCGGAGGCGCTCCTCAACGCCGGTGTCGCCACCACCGGAGGCGTGCTCGTCCTGGGCTTCGAGTCCGCCGACCACCCGGTCACACCATCGTTGGACCGCGCCGTCGAGCTGTGCCGCGACCACGGGGGAGCCCTCGCGGAGCCGTCCCGCGGCGACGGCTCGTCCGGCCCACGGCGGCGGACCGCCGCCGACGCCTGGCGCTCGGCCTTCCTGCGAATGCCGTACCAGCGCGACGCGCTCGCCGCCCGGTCGATGATCGTGGAGACGTTCGAGACCGCCTGCACCTGGGACCGGTTCCCCGCCTTGCGCGCCGCCGTGCTCGACGCGGCCGGCGAAGCGCTCCGGGCCGTCGCCGCGACCGGTGTGGTGACGTGCCGCTTCACGCATGTCTACCCGGACGGCCCCGCCCCCTACTTCGGCGTGTACGCCACCGGTCGCTGGGACGCCACGATCGCCCAGTGGGACCAGATCAAGCGTGCCGTCTCCGACGCGCTGCTCGCCGCCGGCGGCACCATCACCCACCACCACGCCGTCGGCCGCGACCACCGACCGTGGTACGACCGGCAGCGTCCGGACCCGATCGCGCTCGCGCTGCGCGCCACCAAGAAGGCCCTCGACCCGTCCTGGATCCTCAACCCGGGTGTCCTCGTCGATCCCGCCGGCTGA
- a CDS encoding Fur family transcriptional regulator: MASDFEAQLRAVSLRVTRPRLAVLAVLRDHPHVDTDTVIRLVRTDLPAVSHQAVYDVLRALTDAGLVRRIQPAGATARYEARVADNHHHIVCRSCCAIADVDCAVGQAPCLTASDDHGFVVEEAEVVYWGTCPDCATERTAQ; the protein is encoded by the coding sequence GTGGCGTCCGATTTCGAGGCTCAGTTGCGGGCGGTCTCGTTGCGCGTGACCCGGCCCCGGTTGGCGGTGCTCGCCGTGCTGCGCGACCATCCGCACGTCGACACCGACACGGTGATCCGGCTGGTACGGACCGATCTCCCCGCGGTCTCCCACCAGGCGGTCTACGACGTTCTGCGCGCGCTCACCGACGCCGGTCTGGTGCGGCGCATCCAGCCCGCCGGTGCCACAGCCCGCTACGAAGCGCGGGTGGCGGACAACCACCACCACATCGTGTGCCGCTCCTGCTGTGCGATCGCCGACGTCGACTGCGCTGTCGGCCAGGCTCCCTGTCTCACCGCCTCGGACGACCACGGGTTCGTGGTCGAGGAGGCGGAGGTCGTCTACTGGGGCACCTGCCCCGACTGCGCGACCGAACGCACCGCCCAGTGA
- the katG gene encoding catalase/peroxidase HPI yields the protein MSDTQDNAPSSAQGVDKKEAAGCPVAHDSVTAHGSESENPAIDSPTPKTGGRPRTNRDWWPNQLDLSVLHAHSSKGNPLGENFSYAKEFAKLDVEALKRDIINVLTTSQDWWPADFGHYGGLMIRMSWHSAGTYRIHDGRGGAGDGGQRFAPLNSWPDNANLDKARRLLWPVKQKYGQKISWADLIVLAGNVSLESMGFKTFGFGFGREDVWEPEEIFWGPEDTWLGDERYVGEAEMSPEVGSTEMGLIYVNPEGPNGNADPKAAAYFIRETFARMAMNDEETVALIAGGHTFGKTHGAAPADNHVGPEPEGAPLEAQGLGWLSSHGSGKGRDTITSGLEVTWTDVPTQWSNRFFEILFGFEWELTTSPAGAKQWVAKDAPEIIPDPFDASKKYKPTMLTTDLALRFDPAYEKVSRRFLENPDEFALAFAKAWYKLLHRDMGPIDRFLGPWVAEPQLWQDPVPAVDHELVGDADIAALKAKVLESGLTTAQLVSTAWASAASFRSTDKRGGANGARIRLEPQRSWEVNQPEQLATVLETLEGIQREFNEAGGAKISLADLIVLAGSAAVEKAARDAGVEVTVPFHPGRTDATQELTDVESFRVLEPRADGFRNYLRPGEKTQPEVLLLDRAYMLSLSAPEMTVLVGGLRSLGANVGGAQHGVLTDRPGVLTNDFFANLLSPGTRWKASESDEHVYEIRDLATDKVKWTATAVDLIFGSNSQLRALSEVYGSEDARDKFVTDFVAAWTKVMELDRFDLD from the coding sequence ATGAGCGACACCCAGGACAACGCTCCCTCCAGCGCCCAGGGCGTGGACAAGAAGGAGGCGGCCGGCTGCCCGGTCGCGCACGACTCCGTGACCGCGCACGGCAGCGAGAGCGAGAACCCGGCGATCGACTCGCCGACCCCGAAGACCGGAGGTCGTCCGCGCACCAACCGGGACTGGTGGCCCAACCAGCTCGACCTCTCGGTGCTGCACGCCCACTCGTCCAAGGGCAACCCGCTGGGCGAGAACTTCAGCTACGCCAAGGAGTTCGCCAAGCTCGACGTCGAGGCCCTCAAGCGGGACATCATCAACGTCCTCACCACCTCACAGGACTGGTGGCCGGCGGACTTCGGCCACTACGGCGGTCTGATGATCCGGATGAGCTGGCACTCCGCCGGCACCTACCGCATCCATGACGGTCGCGGCGGCGCCGGCGACGGCGGGCAGCGTTTCGCCCCGCTCAACAGCTGGCCGGACAACGCCAACCTGGACAAGGCCCGCCGGCTGCTGTGGCCGGTCAAGCAGAAGTACGGCCAGAAGATCTCCTGGGCCGACCTGATCGTGCTCGCCGGCAACGTCTCCCTGGAGTCGATGGGCTTCAAGACCTTCGGCTTCGGCTTCGGCCGCGAGGACGTCTGGGAGCCCGAGGAGATCTTCTGGGGCCCCGAGGACACCTGGCTGGGCGACGAGCGCTACGTGGGCGAGGCCGAGATGTCGCCCGAGGTCGGCTCGACCGAGATGGGCCTCATCTACGTCAACCCGGAGGGCCCGAACGGCAACGCGGACCCGAAGGCGGCCGCGTACTTCATCCGGGAGACCTTCGCCCGGATGGCCATGAACGACGAGGAGACGGTCGCCCTCATCGCCGGCGGCCACACCTTCGGCAAGACCCACGGCGCGGCCCCCGCCGACAACCACGTGGGCCCGGAACCAGAGGGCGCCCCGCTGGAGGCGCAGGGACTGGGCTGGCTGAGCAGCCACGGCAGCGGCAAGGGCCGGGACACGATCACCAGCGGCCTTGAGGTGACGTGGACCGACGTGCCGACGCAGTGGAGCAACCGCTTCTTCGAGATCCTCTTCGGCTTCGAGTGGGAGCTCACCACGAGCCCCGCCGGTGCCAAGCAGTGGGTCGCCAAGGACGCCCCGGAGATCATCCCGGACCCGTTCGACGCGTCCAAGAAGTACAAGCCCACGATGCTCACGACCGACCTGGCCCTGCGTTTCGATCCGGCGTACGAGAAGGTTTCGCGCCGCTTCCTGGAGAACCCCGACGAGTTCGCGCTGGCCTTCGCCAAGGCCTGGTACAAGCTGCTGCACCGCGACATGGGTCCGATCGACCGCTTCCTCGGGCCGTGGGTGGCGGAGCCTCAGCTGTGGCAGGACCCGGTGCCGGCCGTCGACCACGAGCTCGTGGGTGACGCCGACATCGCGGCTCTCAAGGCGAAGGTCCTGGAGTCCGGCCTCACGACCGCCCAGTTGGTCTCCACCGCCTGGGCATCCGCCGCCAGCTTCCGGTCCACCGACAAGCGCGGTGGCGCCAACGGCGCGCGGATCCGTCTCGAGCCGCAGCGCAGCTGGGAGGTCAACCAGCCCGAGCAGCTCGCGACGGTGCTGGAGACCCTCGAGGGCATCCAGCGGGAGTTCAACGAGGCCGGCGGCGCGAAGATCTCGCTCGCGGATCTGATCGTGCTGGCCGGCTCGGCCGCAGTCGAGAAGGCGGCGCGTGACGCCGGCGTCGAGGTGACCGTGCCGTTCCACCCGGGCCGCACCGACGCCACGCAGGAGCTGACCGACGTCGAGTCCTTCCGGGTCCTCGAGCCGCGTGCCGACGGGTTCCGCAACTACCTGCGTCCCGGTGAGAAGACCCAGCCGGAGGTGCTGCTCCTCGACCGTGCGTACATGCTCAGCCTGTCCGCGCCCGAGATGACCGTGCTCGTCGGCGGTCTGCGCTCCCTCGGGGCCAACGTCGGCGGCGCGCAGCACGGTGTGCTCACCGACCGGCCCGGCGTGCTCACCAACGACTTCTTCGCCAACCTGCTCTCCCCGGGCACCCGGTGGAAGGCGTCGGAGTCCGACGAGCACGTGTACGAGATCCGGGACCTGGCCACCGACAAGGTGAAGTGGACCGCGACCGCGGTCGACCTCATCTTCGGCTCCAACTCGCAGCTGCGGGCCCTCTCGGAGGTCTACGGCAGCGAGGACGCGCGCGACAAGTTCGTGACTGACTTCGTCGCGGCGTGGACGAAGGTCATGGAACTCGACCGGTTCGACCTCGACTGA
- a CDS encoding epoxide hydrolase family protein, whose amino-acid sequence MHPFHLAVPHSDLDDLRERLDRTRWPDELPGVGWAYGVPRDYLKELVRYWRQEYDWRVAEARLNQWPQFTTTIDGANIHFAHLRSPEPGATPLPMTHGWPGSIVEFAEVVGPLTDPRAHGGDPADAFHLVLPSIPGFTLSGPTTETGWEFKRVAAAFVVLMRRLGYERYGVQGGDWGAIISREIGRTRSDRVIGVHLNLLPNSFQPQEPEPHELEALSPPERERTLASWERLRSWSRERQGYADIQSTRPQTLAYGLTDSPVGQLAWIVEKFKEWTDSEDRPEDAVDRDQMLTNVMLYWLTGTAGSSARIYYERAHADYQGMPPELSTAPTALAVFPRDNFIPLRHIADRTNRIVQWTEYDRGGHFAAMEQPELLVDDIRGFFRKLCEAART is encoded by the coding sequence ATTCATCCATTCCACCTCGCCGTTCCGCACAGCGATCTGGATGATCTGCGAGAACGTCTCGACCGCACCCGCTGGCCCGACGAACTGCCAGGTGTGGGGTGGGCGTACGGCGTCCCGCGCGACTACCTCAAGGAGCTCGTGCGGTACTGGCGCCAGGAGTACGACTGGCGGGTCGCAGAGGCCAGGCTGAACCAGTGGCCGCAGTTCACCACCACGATCGACGGTGCGAACATTCACTTCGCCCACCTCCGGTCGCCCGAACCGGGCGCGACCCCGCTGCCCATGACGCACGGCTGGCCCGGCTCGATCGTCGAGTTCGCCGAGGTCGTCGGCCCGCTCACGGACCCGCGTGCGCACGGCGGCGACCCGGCCGACGCGTTCCACCTGGTGCTCCCGAGCATCCCCGGGTTCACGTTGTCCGGGCCGACCACCGAGACAGGTTGGGAGTTCAAGCGGGTGGCCGCGGCGTTCGTCGTGCTGATGCGACGTCTCGGCTACGAACGGTACGGGGTGCAGGGCGGCGACTGGGGAGCGATCATCTCCCGGGAGATCGGCCGCACCCGATCCGACCGGGTCATCGGCGTGCACCTCAACCTGCTGCCCAACTCGTTCCAGCCGCAGGAACCCGAGCCGCACGAGTTGGAGGCGCTGAGCCCGCCGGAGCGCGAGCGCACCCTGGCCTCCTGGGAACGCCTCAGGTCCTGGAGCCGCGAGCGTCAGGGGTACGCCGACATCCAGTCCACGCGGCCACAGACCCTGGCGTACGGCTTGACCGACTCGCCGGTGGGCCAACTGGCCTGGATCGTCGAGAAGTTCAAGGAGTGGACGGACTCCGAGGATCGCCCGGAAGACGCCGTCGACCGCGACCAGATGCTCACCAACGTGATGCTCTACTGGCTGACCGGCACGGCCGGCTCGTCCGCCCGCATCTACTACGAACGGGCGCACGCCGACTACCAGGGCATGCCACCCGAACTGTCGACCGCACCGACCGCGCTGGCCGTCTTTCCACGGGACAACTTCATTCCGCTGCGACACATCGCGGATCGCACGAACCGCATCGTGCAATGGACGGAGTACGACCGGGGTGGGCACTTCGCCGCGATGGAACAACCAGAGCTTCTGGTCGACGACATCAGGGGCTTCTTCCGGAAACTTTGCGAGGCCGCCCGCACCTGA
- a CDS encoding SGNH/GDSL hydrolase family protein, which yields MTRPRLPFLPAATRLAALAVATVGMLLAVATPASAAVPAGRYVALGDSYTAGPLIPTQVDLNCLRSNRNYPSLVAASGASSLADVSCSGATTDDILYGGSGQLGIELPPQLSAVTSNTALVTVQIGGNDIGFSGIISDCAEASLSSPLGSPCKNRYTAGGTDQLQARIAGATPKVAAVLQAVRRAAPGARVVVLGYPAILPDTGYGCWPVVPIAYQDVPYLRGIEKSLNAMLASTATANGATYSDVYTPSIGRDACKGSGTRWVEGLVPQNSAAPFHPNARGEQGMATALLATLNS from the coding sequence ATGACCCGTCCCCGCCTGCCGTTCCTGCCGGCAGCGACCCGGTTGGCCGCACTCGCCGTGGCCACCGTCGGCATGCTGCTCGCCGTCGCCACACCCGCCAGCGCCGCCGTGCCCGCCGGCCGCTACGTGGCGCTGGGCGACTCGTACACCGCCGGTCCGCTGATCCCCACCCAGGTCGACCTCAACTGCCTACGGTCCAACCGCAACTACCCCTCGCTGGTCGCCGCGTCCGGTGCGTCGTCGTTGGCCGACGTGAGCTGTTCCGGCGCCACCACGGACGACATCCTCTACGGTGGCAGCGGCCAGTTGGGCATCGAGCTGCCACCGCAGCTCAGCGCGGTCACGTCGAACACAGCGCTGGTGACGGTGCAGATCGGCGGCAACGACATCGGCTTCTCCGGGATCATCAGCGACTGTGCGGAGGCCAGCCTCAGCAGCCCGCTCGGATCTCCGTGCAAGAACCGGTACACCGCCGGCGGCACCGACCAGTTGCAGGCTCGGATCGCCGGTGCCACGCCGAAGGTGGCCGCCGTGCTGCAGGCGGTCCGCCGGGCCGCGCCCGGCGCGCGGGTCGTGGTGCTCGGGTACCCGGCGATCCTGCCGGACACCGGATACGGCTGCTGGCCCGTCGTCCCGATCGCGTACCAGGACGTGCCGTACCTGCGCGGCATCGAAAAGTCGCTCAACGCGATGCTGGCCAGCACCGCGACCGCGAACGGCGCCACCTACTCCGACGTCTACACCCCGTCGATCGGCCGCGACGCGTGCAAGGGCAGCGGCACCCGATGGGTTGAGGGACTGGTGCCACAGAACTCGGCTGCTCCGTTCCACCCGAACGCCCGGGGTGAGCAGGGCATGGCCACCGCCCTGCTCGCCACGCTGAACAGCTGA